GACCGCGCGGTGCTCGAGCACACCCTGGGCGGCCGCGACATCGCCGAGGTCCTGGCGATGTCGGTCGACGAGGCGGCCGGCTTCTTCGCCGAGGGGCCGGCGCGCACCCCGGCGGCGCTCGCCGTGCTCCAGCGCCTGGTCGACGTCGGGCTCGGCTACGTGCGCCTGGGCCAGCCGCTCCCCACGCTCTCGGGCGGCGAGCGGCAGCGCCTCAAGCTCGCGACCCACCTCAAGGACAGCAGCGGCGTGCTGGTGCTCGACGAGCCCACCAGCGGCCTGCACCTGGCCGACGTCGAGCAGCTGCTGGCGCTGCTCGACCGGCTCGTCGACGACGGGCGCTCGGTCGTGGTCGTCGAGCACCACCAGGCCGTGATGGCCCACGCCGACTGGATCGTCGACCTCGGGCCCGGGGCCGGTCACGACGGCGGCCGGGTCGTCTTCGAGGGCACCCCCGCCCAGCTGGTCGCCGACGCCGGCACGCTCACCGGCCGGCACCTCGCGGCGTACGTCGGCGGCGAGCCGGCGCGCCGCTGACCAGCCAGAACCCTTCCTGAGGGTGGTGGTCGGGCCCCGGTGCCCGGTGGCTTGATGGGCAGCGGGCGCGGTCCCACGCAGCAGCGGACCGCAACCGGACACGGGGGACCGCACCCACGGCCCGGCGGCAGCACGCCTGTCGCCGGGTCGAGTGCGGTGCCGGGCCGCCACCAGGGCAGGATCGCCCCCGTGGGCACCCTGGTCGTCGTCGCGCTCGCGGCCGTGGCGATCTTCGCGCTGGCAGCCCTGGCCCAGGCCGCCAGCGGCTTCGGCTCGGCGCTGGTCGCGGTGCCCCTGCTCAGCTTCGTCGTCGGCCCCGGCGACGCACTCGTGGCCGCGACCCTCGCCGGGCTGGTCCTCACCGGCGGCGCCTGGCGCCGCGAGCACGGCCACACCGACGCGCCCGTCGTACGACGGCTGACCGTGGCGGGGGCCCTGGGGATGCCGGCCGGGCTGGCGGTGCTGCTGCTGGCCTCCGAGCGGGTGCTGACCACGGTGATCGCGGTGGTGCTGCTGCTCACCGTCGCGCTGCTGGCCGCGGGGGTGCGGCTGCCGACCGGCCGCCGGGCCCAGTGGGGCGCAGGCGCGACCAGCGGCGCGCTGCTGACCTCGACGGGCATGAACGGCCCACCGCTGGTGCTGGTGCTGCGCGACGAGTCTCCGCACCGCTTCCGGGCCACCCTGCAGGCCACCTTCTGCCTGCAGGACGCGGTCGCGGTGGTGGCCTTCGTGGCGCTGGGACAGGTCGGGGCGCCGGTGCTGGTGGCCGCCGGGGCCGGGGTGCTCGGGATGCCGCTGGGCTGGCGGCTGGGCGACGCGGTCTTCCAGCGGCTCTCGCCGCAGCGGTTCCGGGTGCTGGTGCTGGCCGGTCTGGTCGTCACGGGCGTCGTGGCCCTCGCCAAGGCGCTGGCCTGACCGCGAGCCGGCGCCAGTTCCGCGCCGAGCCGGCGCGAGTTCCGCGCCGAGCCGGCGCGAGTTCCGCGCCGAGCCGGCGCGAGTTCCTCGCCGAGCCGGCGCCAGTTCCGGACGTCGGCTCCGTGCCCGGACCCGTCGTCGTCTAGGTTCCGGGGTGTGAGCGCACAGGCCCCCTCCGCCGTCATCCTCGTCCGAGCCGAGAGGTTCGTCCCCAACCCCGCGACCGCGGCCGACAACGCCTTCCAGGCCGACGTGCCGTCGGGGCAGAGCGACGCCGAGACCTCCGCGGCGGCGCTGGCTGAGATGGACGCGGTCGCCGAGACGCTGCGCGAGGCCGGGGTGCGCGTGCACGTCTTCGCCGACAGCGACCACACCCGCCCCGACAGCGTCTTCCCCAACAACTGGCTCTCCACCCACGCCGGCGGCCAGGTCGCGGTCTACCCGATGTACGCCTCCAACCGGCGCCACGAGCGACGCTCCGACGTCCTGGAGATGCTCAAGTCGTCGTACCGCGTGCAGACGATCGTCGACTACTCCGGGCTCGAGCCCGACGGCATCTTCCTCGAGGGCACCGGCGCGATGGTGCTCGACCACGTCTCGCGGGT
The Nocardioides marinisabuli genome window above contains:
- a CDS encoding sulfite exporter TauE/SafE family protein — its product is MGTLVVVALAAVAIFALAALAQAASGFGSALVAVPLLSFVVGPGDALVAATLAGLVLTGGAWRREHGHTDAPVVRRLTVAGALGMPAGLAVLLLASERVLTTVIAVVLLLTVALLAAGVRLPTGRRAQWGAGATSGALLTSTGMNGPPLVLVLRDESPHRFRATLQATFCLQDAVAVVAFVALGQVGAPVLVAAGAGVLGMPLGWRLGDAVFQRLSPQRFRVLVLAGLVVTGVVALAKALA